Proteins from one Fragaria vesca subsp. vesca linkage group LG6, FraVesHawaii_1.0, whole genome shotgun sequence genomic window:
- the LOC101307718 gene encoding uncharacterized protein LOC101307718, with product MAGVRVVGGRIYDPVNGKTCHQCRQKTRDFVASCKNLKKNNRCTITFCHKCLLNRYGEKAEEVELLDDWHCPKCRGNCNCSFCRKKQGLKPTGLLVYTAKEGGFRSVSEMLTAKGPENFGIERKVVDKEAVDEKENSIDLNVEASLNSTQNPEGEVRKTKRNGLKEIRNGSRDDPKVSEDGSVKKVKSRKRKSKDQSEEADDAKLQGEVQDVVNNNNVKRKKKAKDKVKSGEETCRGEECNNNQREEANDVKLQGEEVQDVVNNNVVERKKKHKDKVKSGIETCRVEECNKDQREEADDMELQGEEVQDVVNNNYVKRKKKAKDKVKSGIETHKGEECTKNILNKYVEPELPLPEGIPLTSVLGIELLPEDAGNALQFLEFCSAFGEVLDLKRAQAESILGELLRRRSGRTGRPGQYSSVIRFLMQLLSLLQEDMGEEPSSIDEISHKNTWFQDLGKCISDSEAEHLLKELPTDCFSRGAAGYDILNISQKLRLLTYLCDEVIRTSKLRSWIEEQHEKIVESEKEAKGKVNAAKDKEKLLKRKLQDEVAKLIIAKNGAPLSISEHEALVSQIKTEAAQAHAQLLEAEGIMPKKKQRCDALRTEPYRVDVDGRVFWKLKGNNNGEDIVLQDTGAWDAVVSKEEWFVYGVETKEAIEKHCSSLRRKKFSGTVSQTVPRESDVESM from the exons ATGGCCGGAGTTCGTGTCGTCGGCGGCCGGATCTACGATCCCGTCAACGGAAAAACCTGTCACCAG TGCCGGCAGAAGACTAGGGATTTCGTGGCGTCGTGCAAGAATCTGAAGAAGAACAATCGCTGCACCATTACCTTTTGTCACAAGTGTCTTCTCAACAG ATATGGAGAGAAAGCTGAAGAGGTGGAGCTTTTGGATGATTGGCATTGCCCCAAATGCAGGGGGAACTGTAATTGTAGTTTCTGCAG GAAGAAACAAGGCCTCAAACCCACTGGTCTTCTTGTTTACACGGCCAAGGAAGGCGGGTTTCGTTCTGTTTCGGAGATGTTGACCGCGAAGGGGCCAGAGAATTTTGGTATTGAGAGGAAGGTTGTTGACAAG GAGGCTGTTGATGAAAAGGAGAATTCTATTGATCTAAATGTTGAGGCCAGCTTGAATTCAACACAAAACCCTGAGGGAGAAGTTAGGAAAACAAAGAGGAACGGATTGAAGGAAATCCGTAATGGCAGCAGGGATGATCCTAAAGTCTCTGAGGATGGTTCTGTCAAAAAGGTGAAATCAAGAAAGAGAAAAAGTAAAGACCAAAGTGAAGAAGCAGATGATGCGAAACTGCAAGGTGAAGTTCAAGATGTTGTGAACAACAATAATGTCAAGAGGAAGAAAAAGGCCAAGGACAAGGTCAAGAGTGGCGAAGAGACTTGCAGAGGTGAGGAATGCAATAATAATCAAAGAGAAGAAGCAAATGACGTGAAACTGCAAGGTGAAGAAGTCCAAGATGTTGTGAACAACAATGTTGTCGAGAGGAAGAAAAAGCACAAGGACAAGGTCAAGAGTGGCATAGAGACTTGCAGAGTTGAGGAATGCAATAAGGATCAAAGAGAAGAAGCAGATGACATGGAACTGCAAGGTGAAGAAGTTCAAGATGTTGTAAACAACAATTATGTCAAGAGGAAGAAAAAGGCCAAGGACAAGGTCAAGAGTGGCATAGAGACTCACAAAGGTGAGGAATGCACCAAGAATATTCTGAATAAATATGTTGAGCCTGAACTACCCTTGCCTGAGGGCATTCCCTTAACAAGTGTCCTGGGAATTGAACTACTTCCTGAGGATGCTGGAAACGCTTTGCAATTCTTGGAATTTTGTTCAGCTTTTGGAGAG GTTCTCGATCTCAAAAGAGCACAGGCTGAATCTATACTTGGTGAATTACTCCGCCGACGAAGTGGGAGAACTGGTCGCCCTGGACAATACTCCTCAGTTATTCGGTTTCTCATGCAACTCCTATCTCTACTACAGGAGGATATGGGAGAGGA GCCTTCATCTATAGATGAGATAAGCCACAAAAATACATGGTTCCAAGATCTGGGTAAATGCATCTCTGACTCTGAGGCCGAACACCTATTGAAGGAACTGCCTACAGATTGTTTCAGTAGAGGTGCTGCTGGATATGATATCTTAAACATCTCTCAGAAGCTCAGACTCTTAACTTACCTTTGTGATGAGGTTATACGCACTTC TAAATTGAGGAGCTGGATAGAAGAACAACATGAAAAGATTGTTGAAAGTGAAAAGGAAGCAAAAGGAAAAGTTAATGCAGCCAAAGATAAG GAAAAACTTCTCAAGCGGAAGTTGCAAGATGAGGTGGCCAAGCTTATTATTGCAAAAAATGGAGCTCCTCTGTCAATTTCGGAACATGAAGCTCTTGTTTCACAAATAAAAACTGAAGCAGCTCAAGCTCATGCACAGTTGCTTGAAGCAGAGGGCATAATGCCTAAAA AGAAACAAAGATGTGATGCTCTAAGAACAGAGCCTTATCGTGTGGATGTTGATGGCCGCGTCTTCTGGAAACTAAAGGGTAACAATAATGGAGAAGATATTGTGCTTCAAG ATACGGGAGCCTGGGATGCAGTTGTATCTAAAGAAGAATGGTTTGTTTATGGTGTGGAGACAAAGGAAGCAATTGAAAAACACTGTTCTTCTTTAAG GAGAAAAAAGTTTAGCGGAACCGTGTCCCAAACTGTTCCTCGTGAAAGTGATGTGGAAAGCATGTAG